The genomic segment GTTTTAGATACTAATACTTATATCAATGGACCTTTAGTTCATCAATTTCAAAAAAATCTTGAAGATTATTTAGGGGCAAAACATGTTATTCCTTGTGCAAACGGAACAGACGCACTTCAAATTGCTATGATGGGATTAGATTTAAAACCGGGCGATGAGGTTATCACGGCTGATTTTACTTTTGCTGCTACTGTTGAGGTTATTGCTTTGTTACAGTTAACTCCGGTATTAGTAGATGTTGATTTGCACAATATGAACATTGATATTGATGCTGTTAAAAAAGCAATTACGCCTAAAACAAAAGCGATTGTTCCGGTTCATTTATTCGGACGTGCTGCAAACATGGATGCCATTATGGAAATCGCTGCCGAGCATAATTTGTATGTAATTGAAGATAATGCACAGGCAATTGGAGCTGATTATGTTTCTAAATCAGGATCAAAAGTGAAAGTGGGAACAATTGGTCACGTTGCGGCTACATCATTCTTCCCTTCTAAAAACTTAGGTTGTTATGGAGATGGTGGAGCCATTTTTACAAACGATGATAAATTAGCACACGTTATCCGCGGAATTGTAAATCACGGAATGTATGAGCGTTACCACCATGATGTTGTAGGTGTAAATTCACGTTTAGATAGTATTCAGGCTGGAGTTTTAAATGCAAAATTACCTTTGTTGGATGAATACAATAAAGCGCGTCGACTAGCGGCAACAAAATACAATGCGGCTTTTGCCGGAAGTAAACATATTATTACTCCGGAATTTGATGCAAACGAAAATGATCACGTTTTTCATCAATATGTATTGAGAATTTTAGATGCAGATAGAAATGCTTTAATGCAGCATTTATTGGATAAAGGAATTCCATGTGCGATTTACTATCCAATTCCACTACATTCTCAAAAAGCATATTTAGATCCGCGTTATAAAGAAGAGCAATTTCCGGTTACAAACCAATTAGTGCAGGAAGTAATTGCTTTGCCAATGCATACTGAACTTGACGATGAACAGATTAAATTTATTACAGATTCTGTTTTAGAATTTTTGAATAAATAATAAAGCCAAAATAACCACAAAACAACCAAATAAATGAAAGTATTAGTAACAGGAGGATTAGGGTTTATCGGTTCTCACACCGTAGTCGAATTGCAAAATGAAGGCTTCGAAGTGGTGATAATTGATAATCTTTCCAATTCTTCAGAAGATGTTTTAAAAGGAATTACAGCCATTACAGGAAAAACGCCTTTATTCGAAAAAATTGATTTAAGAGAAAAAAGTGCCGTTCGGGATTTCTTTAAAAAACATAATGATGTTACTGGAGTTATTCATTTTGCAGCTTCAAAAGCTGTTGGTGAAAGTGTTGAACAGCCATTGTTGTACTATGAAAACAACATTAGCAGTTTAGTTTATCTTTTACAGGAATTGCAGCAAAAACCTGAAGCAAGTTTTATTTTCAGCTCTTCTTGCACGGTTTACGGTCAGGCCGAAAAAATGCCAATTACAGAAGATGCTCCGGTTCAAACTGCCATGTCTCCTTATGGAAACACAAAGCAAATTGGAGAAGAAATTATTACAGATACAGCTAAAGTTACCAATATCAGTGCTATTTTATTGCGCTACTTTAATCCGGTGGGAGCGCACGAATCTGTAGAGATTGGTGAATTACCGTTGGGCGTTCCTCAAAATTTAGTTCCGTTTATTACACAAACGGGAGTAGGATTACGTCAGGAATTATCGGTTTTTGGAAATGATTATCCAACGCCAGACGGAACGGCTGTTCGTGATTATATACATGTTGTAGATTTAGCAAAAGCACACGTTATTGCTTTACAGCGTTTGTTAAATAAAAAGAATTTAACAAAAGTAGAAACCTTCAATTTAGGAACAGGAAAAGGAAGTTCAGTTCTTGAAGTCATTCATAGTTTTGAAAAAGTAAGCGATAAAAAATTGCCATACAAAATGATGCCTCGTCGTGAAGGAGATATTACAGAAGCTTACGCAAATACAGATAAGGCAAATAATGTCTTAGGATGGAAGGCTGAATTAAGTCTGGACGAAGCAATGGCAAGTGCTTGGAAATGGGAACAAAAAGTAAGGAATAAGTAATTTTTAATAAAATTATAAATTTTAAGA from the Flavobacterium sp. genome contains:
- a CDS encoding DegT/DnrJ/EryC1/StrS family aminotransferase — translated: MKKIQMVDLKSQYEKIKSTVDASIQEVLDTNTYINGPLVHQFQKNLEDYLGAKHVIPCANGTDALQIAMMGLDLKPGDEVITADFTFAATVEVIALLQLTPVLVDVDLHNMNIDIDAVKKAITPKTKAIVPVHLFGRAANMDAIMEIAAEHNLYVIEDNAQAIGADYVSKSGSKVKVGTIGHVAATSFFPSKNLGCYGDGGAIFTNDDKLAHVIRGIVNHGMYERYHHDVVGVNSRLDSIQAGVLNAKLPLLDEYNKARRLAATKYNAAFAGSKHIITPEFDANENDHVFHQYVLRILDADRNALMQHLLDKGIPCAIYYPIPLHSQKAYLDPRYKEEQFPVTNQLVQEVIALPMHTELDDEQIKFITDSVLEFLNK
- the galE gene encoding UDP-glucose 4-epimerase GalE; the protein is MKVLVTGGLGFIGSHTVVELQNEGFEVVIIDNLSNSSEDVLKGITAITGKTPLFEKIDLREKSAVRDFFKKHNDVTGVIHFAASKAVGESVEQPLLYYENNISSLVYLLQELQQKPEASFIFSSSCTVYGQAEKMPITEDAPVQTAMSPYGNTKQIGEEIITDTAKVTNISAILLRYFNPVGAHESVEIGELPLGVPQNLVPFITQTGVGLRQELSVFGNDYPTPDGTAVRDYIHVVDLAKAHVIALQRLLNKKNLTKVETFNLGTGKGSSVLEVIHSFEKVSDKKLPYKMMPRREGDITEAYANTDKANNVLGWKAELSLDEAMASAWKWEQKVRNK